The DNA segment GTCCACAAGGACCTTGAGGGCTCAACACTACTTGACCAAGAGAAAGAGTCATGACTGAATACTCATGCAGAgagacttaaccctcgtgctgccttcgggtcacatgacacaaaggttcataacgaaccatcgttgtgtttacccaattttacccaatacaaaaacaaattaaaataattttcttttaacctttgcaatgtggggggtctgagacagcccaacggttaaaagaaaatgcttcactttgtctttgtatgcggtaaatctgtcgcaatacgacagtgggtcacaatgactgatgggtcagaatgacccgaagataacacaagggttaaatggtgAAACAGATAACCTGACAAGAGAGATCAAGATGTTGATATGAACATTGAGCCCTCTTTCGTATCTCACAGGAAATGTATATTttgcagcagcaacaacatcaaattaacatatatttttatattgtctGCTGTTTCAACATTAAAATATGGTACATGCAAGCAGAAGAAAAATGTGAGTCAAAGTTTTGAATTCATAGCTCTGTAGTGACATCGTGTGGTTTTAGTTTAGAAGTTATATTTAAATTAAGAATTCACTGGCTTTGAATGCTCACATTGTTCAAGGAGTTATCAAACCAACCCTACAATCTCGTAAGGACACATTACGACTAGTTGAAAACACAGCTTCAGTTCGGTTTATAGACAGAATAGGCTTGTGGTTTCCTACGCAGATAAGCCCATATTTAAGGTGGGGAATAAATGTGTGttggcctgcggaaacccgtcgaCCCGTCGCAtaaagatcgaaaatcgttttctgtcaaaattgagatttttgatgttttgtatagttaacaccctaaacttcattgtaatgtacaaaaagtatataattacttatgaaaaactgTTAGTTTCAACGTTTTTTGGACATGTTAGCTAGCAAAATTTTCAAGCCCTGTCTAATCGAAttatgaaacggagtggaatctttgaatgcagttttctcccttatcactttttgacacaggtcaacattaaaatgatgtaacttcagttgtgataaagatatctgagtgatttaaacagatttgtattcaggagagtttgtagttttcaaatatgtataatacccagaaagtcaaatgttcacgatgtgaagggtttccgcaggccgccacacaaataaaaaacaacataacacatcactctcctctcctgcccatgtcccaTGGCCAAGAAGCGATGGGATAAAAGGCAGATGCGACTTTCTCCGGTAGACGCTctggcatgcgtgtgtgtccctTTTTAAAGCCACGGCAAAGGTAGCACTAACAGACATGTGGACATAACATAGCCTACatgagatgtctgtgtgtgtgcacattgagTGTGCAATTTTTAATCTATCGCGAGACAAATTGAGTATTTTAAAGGAAAGTAAAGTGGTTTGAATGGATAGTACCAGCTGATGTCTTCGTTACCATGGTTACTACAAAAGCGTGAAGTTTGTAGTATCTTGCTATTTCCAGTTGGGGGCGAGTTTTCACAAGATTTATGAGACACTGTGAAAGAGTGAACTCAAAGCATCATTGCCCAGGTAAAGAAAGAGCAGCAGAAGCCTGAGCTGTCGCTACTAGGTACAACTGTGCACCAACCTAGGAAACAGCCTTTCACCTGACCTCAGACTCATTATTTTCACCCATGAAAACATGGTGgtaaaaacaagaaaacaaaacGTGAAGGATCAAGCGCCCCAGGCAAGCGACAAAGACAGGAGTCCGCTTATGTCGACAGGCATTGGGAAAAGTAGGCGAACAGGCAAAGATGGCAAAGGGACCTCTTTCAACAGCTTGCTGCAGAATAAGAATGGATTGTTCCCTGGGCATTCATTAATCAGAAACAAGCTTGGATTCACGCTGGCACTGGGTACGTGTCACCACCagcagctactgtagctagatagctaacgttagcaagctagctaacgCAACGACGTTAGCTGGCTACTGTAGTTAACTACAAACGTGAGTGAGTTACAGTATCGGACTACAGCAACAAGCTAGCTAACCACACTTGGCATCTTGCAATTGTACTTTCTACTGCTGACTTCAATCAACATTTAGCAATAAGTCATTTGCATTAGCTTGGTGCAGGAGGACTCTCtaccctagctagctagctagctagaaacATGTTTGGCAGTTTTAACTGGGTTCaaagtttaaagttttgtcttgttTATTCACAGCTGCTCTGGCTGGATACCTCCATTGGTAAGGAGTCTGCAACCTGTCGGGAAATTCTCTTCTTTGTCCCTTAATCATTATATTATAATGTGCTTATAATTTTGATGAAGATAAGCTGAAAGTTTTTTAATTTTTGTAGGTACCATCTCACACACCTTTTTGAGAATGACAGACATTTTTCACACCTGTCAGCCTTGGAGAAGGAAATGGCCTTTCGTACAGAAATGGTATATCTGACAGAATTATGGTATCTAAACTTCAAGATTCTCTTTTCTTGCATAGTTTTCATGTCTGATAGTTCAACTCCTGTTACAGGGCCTATACTACTCCTACTTCAAGACCATCATTGAAGCCCCGTCCTTCCTCAGTGGACTGTATCTGATCATGAATGATCGTCTAACAGAGTATCCCCTGGTTATAAACACACTAAAGCGGTTCAATCTCTATCCAGAGGTAAAATGATGTAGTTACACCTTGCTAAAACTAGCTGCCATTTCTTAAGCCTATATCTTTCTACTTGGTGTACGGTATTACATCTGTTCTATAAATCTTCAAGGCGAAAGGGACTCTCCTAAAATGAAGACTTGTAAGAGTCTTTGTAGTGGgttttcatcctctctctgtttcacaaCCACTTCTCCCCTGTTCCCTAGGTTGTCCTGGCCAGCTGGTACAGAATCTACACGGGCACAATGGACTTCTTTGGACTCCCTACTAAGATGTGTTGGTCTATCAACAGAGGGGATGGGTTGGCCCCTGTTGACAGCTGTGAAGGTACTTTTCCAATCACTTTTGTTAAAATGTGTTCATATATTAGTGCAGCTATAATCTCAATATCTTCATAGGGACTCCAAGGACATGTAGGCTTTTACTTGTGTTGAAGGTCCTATGGGCTAGAGTCAAAGATCCCTACAGTatctatctttctttttttgtccaatGACCAATAGTCCTGTTCTGATCTTCAGTAGGTTTTGGTACACAAGAATGACCCCCTCAGTGtagaaatgaaaataaattgtCTTCCGACTAAAGTTTTccactgtgtgtttgcatgtcggTCAATGTAGGAAGGCTGATATTATACAGTCTCATTCATtcaatcattctctctctctctctctctctctctctctctctctctctctctctctctctctctctctctctctctcaggtttgGGTGACCCGGCCTACTTCTATGTCACttttgtgtttattttgaaTGGCCTGATGATGTGCTTGTTCTTCCTCTATGGAACTTACCTTAGGTAACCCTTCACTTTTGTTACTGTTGTGGGAAAATGTATATGGTCAGTCAACTGTGTCTGGTTCCTCTTGCAAATCAATGTTGGGCCTGGATTATATGCTGTACTGACTGTACTATTTGTAtgacgctttggataaaaccgtCTGCTAAATTATTGTAATGTAGATGCACTTGGAAGAAAATGAAAATCCTCCCTTAATCTCTACCCTGATGTTGTTTTTGTCCTTCCACTCTGatctcattttctttttttccttcccctttctctcgctctctgcagTGGGAGCCGGCTGGGTGGCACAGTTACGGTCATCTGTTTCTTCTTCAACCACGGAGAGGTgagtgcatcacacacacacacacacacttccccactGTCACTGCCCTGTGGAAATATACTTCTAGAGAATCAGGCTGGCAACACCACCAGCCATCATAGAGACTCCCAGTCAGTATTTGCCAAGCTGAGTGCTTCCCCACTGTCTTcaatacagtcagcatctcacTCTATTCCTTATCCAGATCAATACGCTGACATTTCTATCACACCCTCAGCTCTGCTCCTCAATACTTGCCCACTTGCGTCCTTCACCTCCTGCTTCCTCAGTGGATTTTTGACATTTTGGAAGTATCTCTGGCATTTAACATTTGGCTTGTGAGGGTGTCAATGTACCCTTATGGCAATGTGGGCTGTTGATGAGTAAAAGTGTGTAGCCAATATGAGTCTGCATCCGTAAGTGTATACAAATAGCTTGCCAGTTGTCATCATTGCGTGTTCTAGAAATCCCTTCCCACGCATCTGTGACAGTGAATGTGTTGACGcaaatggtgagtgtgtgtgtgtgtgttccccccgTATCACAGAGCACCCGTGTGATGTGGACTCCGCCCCTGAGAGagagctttgcctaccccttcCTGGTCCTGCAGATGTTGCTGCTCACTTACATCCTCCGGTAACAccgtcatccctccttcctccctccgatcctttctccagcccccccttaATCTCTCTTGAATTCCCATTGTAGCAGCCTGCAGATTTGCGGTACTGGATGCGGTCACATCCCCTCTTTGTCATATATATTTCACTGTAACTAAATGATCTGACACGCTCCATTTCCACCTGGGCTGCTGTGTATATCTGAGTTAATGTGCCTACTATTCTTAGTGTGACTTTATCGTGAAAATTAAAGTATCTAAATAAGCATAGGGCAACATTTGAAAATAgtgtctgtgtctttgtcttgaATGCATGCCCTCATATCTGCATTGGAGTACCTTTCATCCTTTTTTTACGTttgtctctctatttccctctctgtgtcttttcTCTCCCCAGGACCCGGAACCCGAGCAGAAAGGCCATGGTGGCTCTGGGGGTCTCCAGTTTGTTCTTCATGCTGCCTTGGCAATTTGCCCAGTTTGTACTGCTCACCCAGGTgagagacagattgagaaagagaatttcccagattcgttaagaagctcttaacgctaagagcttcttaggagcgttcttagGGAAACGCGGCCAATGTAATTCTAAGAGAATGAGAACAAAATacaaagggatggaggggataATAAATTGTGTGAGaaggaatggagaggaggaggacaggagggcggaggaagagagagagagatggaaaacatCCAAGCAGAGAAAAAGTAAActtaaaaaacaacacaaaaacatgTTGAAGTTGAACTGACAAAAGGTACAGTCACTGAAAAATGTATCATTATCGAAGGTCAGTGACACTTTCACAACAACAGAATATGTTGGCATACATGCCTAGCAACACAGAGAAGAGAGTAGCCAAAATTCCTCAGCTAGAAACTGTTTCCAAAAATGAGTTTTGGTACTGATACTTCAGCTAACAAAAggacagaaaaaaacatttattttttataccaCACAAGGCTTGTCTAAGGTTTTCCAATAGTTAGATTAAGCCTTATAATTTGGTAGTTCAAAGCAAAACTGAAAAGCTGAAGAAGCTGAAAACTGAAGAAGGAAATAGTGTGGATACTTTGCCAGAATGCATGGGAGAGATGCCATTTTGAAGACACTTATAATATCTACTTTTGTGTTTTTCCAGTTTTGCTTATTTTAGTAATTTGTCATATATCCACCCTTCAATGCAAATTTCCCTACTAAAAAACAATATTCCGTGCTGATTCTTTGTTGTATCTTTGTGTTTTAGGTTGCTTCTCTGTTTGCGTCGTATATTCTGGGCTACCTGAGTCCCAGCAAGATGCAGTCACTGCTGGTCACTCATATGGTAAATACTGTGTCCTGTACAAGAAGAAAGGTTTATTAGTCTTACTGCAATGACATAATACTCTGTACATGGATTCCGGGAGCAACACCAGGAAACATACGGAAGTGTCCCATGTCCCAAGTGGACCATGTCCTTTGTTCTTATTTATCAACATTGTCTATAATACAGTGGTGATTTTGTCCTTTCTCGGTGAGGAAGTCGACAAACTGGACAGGCTTGGGAACGGGGAGGGCAGGAttaatgagagtgtgtgtgggtgtacagaGGAAATCCAGACATTTCATCCTTCCACcggaaaaagtgtgtgtgtaattctgGCCCTCTACATCCCACTCCTCTACACTCCCTAATCCTCTCAGCGGTCCAGTCTGTTGGGCTGCTAGGCATAGCAGAGCTGGGGCCAGTGTGCTCCAGAGATAGGGAGAAGAGGTGCTTTTGTATGTGGAGATGGTCTAGATTTGTGTCAGTGGGGGACATATCAAGAAAGTGGCAAGTGTGAAAAGACATGCTAACACTAGCTCTCACTGCCATCTCAACAAGCTTCAGGATTGTGCTGTGGTTTATAGTACATGAGCGTACACGGCTATGCCTGGGTGATGTGATTGTAAATTCCACTTGCTTTTTTGCTCCATGTAATCAAGTCATAGGTACGCAATGATGTCTGTGTTCTTTACATACTATTGCTGTTTATTTCCAACATATTTAGAGTCCATTTTATGAAGTCCATTTTATAAAGCTTGTCCTGTTGCTATCCACTGTGGCTGAGAGATTTCAGCCACATGCATTGTGGAGATCTACACAGGCACATCTAATAGAGTGAAGTAATTTGCTATAGAATCAGTTTGCAGGTGACAGAATGCTGGTTCTTTGCACAAATCACAAAGGCCTCCTCCCCACTCTGTCTAGATCACCCTGGGCGTTTGCTTCATTTTGATGTTTGGAAACAGCATGCTGCTGACCTCCTTCTATGCCTCCTCGCTGGTGTCCATCTGGGTGAGTGTGATCGGTCTGTCCTGGAAGCATAGAGGAGTTGGTGCttaaaattacatttaaaaaaatggatGCTCTTCTGATCCGCTTTGTGTTGTACCAGAGTGTACCCTGAAAGAATCGGTTTTCAGAATTTTTCTCTTGGGAGGATTAATGGTGGTACACAGATTACATTTATGTTTCATGTATTTTCTAGTGTTGAGCCATCAGTGTTTTGGAAGGGTGTTAAATGTCTTGAAGGTTCAATCGGGAGATGTTCAAAAGTGACAACGTTTCTCCCCTTTTTACAGACAATAGTTGCGTTGAGGCACCGATTTGCTGATGCCTTCCAACCTGGCCTCATAACTTGGGTAAGGGTCCCTGGAGTGTCTTGAAATGtccatctgtgagtgtgtgtttgtgtgtgtgtttcacctggTTTACTCGTTTGTCTGATCTTTAAGATGATGCAGGGCCTGACGTGGCTCATCTCTACAGTGATCCTCAAGTTCATGATGTCTGCCATTTTTGGAGCCTCAGATGACGTAAGTAAATGCAGTATATACACTCACCGGCCACTTTATTAGATACATCTCTCTAACTGCTCGTTAACGCAGATATCTTATCAGCCAATCATGTGGCAGCAGCTGAGTGTTGTTAGGCCATGTAGACATGGTCAAGACGATCGGCTGAAGTTGGAACTGGACCAAGCATCAGAATGGAGTAGAAAGGTTATTTAGGTGAACAGGGTATTGTTGTTGGTGCCAGATGGGCTGACTTAAGTATTTCAGAAACTGCTGATCTGCTGGAATTTTCACGCACAACCATCTCTAGGGTTTACAGAGAATGCATGGTctgaaaaagagaaaatataCAGCGGCAGTTCTCTGGATGAAAATGCCTTGTTAATGTCAGAGGAGAATGGCCAGATGGGTTTGAGCTAATAGAAAGGCAACAGTAACCACTTGTTATAACCAAGATATGCAGATGAGCATCTCTGAATGCAACAGCATGTCGATCCTTGAAGCAGACTggctacagcagcagaagaccACACTGGGTGGTGCCAATCCTGTCAGCTAAGAGGAAACCGAGGCTCCAATTCGCACAGGCTCACCCAAATTGGATGATGGAAGACTGGAAAAACGTTGCCTGGTCTGATGAGTCTCGGTTGTTGCTGTGACATTCAGATGGTAGGGACAGAATTCGGcgtaaacaacatgaaagcaGGATCCACCCTGCCTTGTATCAAAGGTTCgggctgctggtggtggtgtcaTGGTTTGAGGGATATTTTCTTGGCACAATTTGGGCCTCTTAGTTACCAGCTGAGCATCGAATGCCACAGCCTACCTGAGTATTGTTGCTGACCATGTCCCTTTATGACCACAGTGAAGTCGAAGAAACCTTTATTATCATGCGACGTGACGCGCGCGCAGGGAGCGGCAACATCAACGCATACGTGATGTCCACCAATGAAATTCACTTTCTGCTTTTCTCCCATCCCAAAGTTTCACCCATGTCCTGGCCAGGGACATGGTCAATAGAATGATCTGTTCTGCATGTGTTATATTACTATATTACTATATTATGTTACTCCAATATTGGGGTTGTTACTCCAATATAACATTATTATTAACCCATGTGAGCACAGGGGCAACTTGCAAACTCCACATAGAAAGGCCCGGGCCCACCAGAGcactggggcctcatgtataaacgttgcgtacgcacaaaaagcttgcgtacgctggttttcacgcacactttgtgatgtataaagatttacttgacgtgagaatgtgcgggccgtcacggaaagttttgagcagacgtgagaatgtgcggaccgtccgcaaagtcttgtctggctctgtaacgtggcgagttctaactgaaaagtgccgaaactcaccaaacattacaaaataaagtttccactactacgtttatgacgttgactattcaaaaaacataaaaataaaagtttgatcattaatgtggatgatcacatcaaaatgccaaaaccctaaacgggaaatgctatatagccttctgtttaatccgccaccacttaataacatgttaaacttgagggtgtcaaatgaacgacaaaatcactcaggaaatgcatgtcacgctaaccctatagctgccatgctgttacgatgcgccaccactcgttacttaatttaaagttttacatcggacctttcttttgtcgctaatacctgatgacaggccgacaaacaggacacattttctcgtctccacctctgttgtcagaacctcgatcttacagtcaccgtatttcttTTAAAAAATGCAgcggcgtttattaaataacgttcatttttggtgcagcgtttattcgagggcggcgtttattcgaagaaatacggtaattcagacaaagaaatgacctcaggagtgCATTTATggtccatctgcatattcatttatgggaggaggcaaggcggggtcaatggctcgttcacgtgcggtcaatctcacgttgattgtgatttataaaggaaaggtgcgcaggacctggcgtacgaccggctttatacatgtgaatatttctgtgcgtaggtacttttcgagttttggccgtacgccatcttctggtatgaaagctgcgcaatcctttatacataaGGCCCCTGGACTTTGCTCAAAGTGGGAATCGGATCTTCTTGTTGTGGGGCGACCATACCCATCTTCTTCTGCCTATTTCCAGCAGGGAAACGTGACAT comes from the Osmerus eperlanus chromosome 7, fOsmEpe2.1, whole genome shotgun sequence genome and includes:
- the dpy19l1l gene encoding dpy-19-like 1, like, coding for MVVKTRKQNVKDQAPQASDKDRSPLMSTGIGKSRRTGKDGKGTSFNSLLQNKNGLFPGHSLIRNKLGFTLALAALAGYLHWYHLTHLFENDRHFSHLSALEKEMAFRTEMGLYYSYFKTIIEAPSFLSGLYLIMNDRLTEYPLVINTLKRFNLYPEVVLASWYRIYTGTMDFFGLPTKMCWSINRGDGLAPVDSCEGLGDPAYFYVTFVFILNGLMMCLFFLYGTYLSGSRLGGTVTVICFFFNHGESTRVMWTPPLRESFAYPFLVLQMLLLTYILRTRNPSRKAMVALGVSSLFFMLPWQFAQFVLLTQVASLFASYILGYLSPSKMQSLLVTHMITLGVCFILMFGNSMLLTSFYASSLVSIWTIVALRHRFADAFQPGLITWMMQGLTWLISTVILKFMMSAIFGASDDAHISGLIKSKFTSYKDFHTLMYTCAAEFDFMEIETPLRYIKTLLLPINMLVVAVIAGRTIQDVVSFLRGERESVKPEDSDSEDAPSMLAKGELVYHSLQLVAFAVLAVLIMRLKLFLTPHMCIMASLICSKQLFGWIGEKFKLQMMVFAVLSIMAMQGAANLQAQWGIMGEFSNLPQEQMLDWIRDNTQPDAVFAGAMPTMASVKLSTGRPIVNHPHYEDAGLRERTKLVYSMYSRKSAEAVKRNLWQLEVDYFVLEDSWCTRRTRPGCSMPEIWDVEDPQNTGKVPLCTFISRDSRPHFTTVFQNNVYKVLEVPKAATDFR